In Nitrospirota bacterium, a single genomic region encodes these proteins:
- a CDS encoding HD domain-containing protein → MATAGVIRSELNLLFVDDEKGILDSFSLLVGDLGHRVSTASDADEAGRLVRMSRFDIIFLDQNLGNVRGTELMKILADMDPEAYFVIITANCSSDLAVESLKKGAADFIGKPFSGADIIKSIEYVMKKRELDIEKKEMIVTLEQMVDRKNEELKNVFYDVLTSFAQAMEKRDYGTYGHCRRVSQISCLIAAALDLGDEKRNSLKAAAMLHDIGKIGISDFVLGKTGPLTAEEWGLIKHHPAKGVEILRPIKQFSPILPCILHHHENYDGSGYPHGLAGKDIPLTARIIAIADAYDAILSDRPYRSAADRTRAMDELVHCSGTQFDPEIVRAFAEIDARYHNLFGCN, encoded by the coding sequence ATGGCGACAGCAGGCGTTATACGATCGGAACTGAATCTCCTTTTTGTTGACGATGAGAAGGGGATCCTCGATTCTTTCAGCCTTCTTGTCGGGGATCTCGGCCACCGGGTAAGCACTGCTTCAGATGCCGACGAGGCAGGAAGACTCGTCAGGATGTCGAGGTTCGACATCATCTTCCTTGACCAGAATCTCGGCAATGTCAGGGGAACCGAGCTGATGAAGATACTTGCTGATATGGATCCGGAGGCCTATTTCGTGATCATCACCGCAAATTGTTCGTCGGATCTTGCTGTCGAGTCACTGAAGAAGGGCGCCGCAGACTTTATCGGCAAACCCTTTTCCGGGGCTGATATTATTAAAAGCATTGAATATGTTATGAAGAAACGTGAACTGGACATTGAAAAAAAGGAAATGATCGTTACCCTTGAGCAGATGGTGGACCGCAAGAACGAGGAACTGAAGAACGTGTTCTATGATGTGCTGACCTCTTTTGCCCAGGCAATGGAGAAAAGGGACTACGGCACGTATGGACACTGCAGGAGGGTAAGCCAGATCTCCTGCCTCATAGCTGCCGCTCTTGATCTCGGTGATGAAAAGCGGAACAGCCTGAAGGCGGCTGCCATGCTCCATGATATCGGCAAAATCGGGATCAGTGATTTTGTCCTCGGCAAGACCGGACCGCTCACCGCGGAAGAATGGGGCCTGATAAAGCACCATCCGGCAAAAGGAGTCGAGATCCTCCGTCCGATCAAACAGTTTTCTCCCATTCTGCCCTGTATCCTTCATCATCATGAGAACTATGACGGCTCCGGATATCCGCACGGGCTGGCGGGAAAGGATATCCCCCTGACCGCGAGGATCATTGCGATCGCCGATGCGTATGATGCCATACTTTCCGACAGGCCCTATCGGTCTGCTGCTGACCGGACCCGTGCCATGGATGAGCTGGTCCATTGTTCCGGCACTCAGTTCGACCCGGAGATCGTCCGGGCCTTTGCGGAGATCGATGCCCGCTATCACAATCTGTTCGGCTGCAATTAG
- a CDS encoding sigma-54-dependent Fis family transcriptional regulator yields the protein MNILIADDNQNLRNLIASELREDGYSVAVAADGAAALELIDKNDFDVLLLDLSMPLLGGMEVLKKVKALKIPGEVIVLTGNGTVSIAVEAMKLGAYDFLTKPFEMSELRATVEKAGEKNRILSENLMLRTQLRRQAETKKFISRNPLMIEILESVKKIAMTDFPVLVSGESGTGKELIARAVHDSSPRYEGPFIPINCGAIPENMIESELFGHEKGAFTGALNKKPGLLEMAEGGTIFLDEIGELDLNLQTRLLRVIETGNFFRVGGIRETQVSVRYVAATNRDIKAGVDRGNFRADLYYRISALTLHIPPLRERRDDIPLLVDFFLKNTPAFRSKQFSSDALEILVKYAWPGNVRELQNVLHRAALLCKDDVITPADLPSDLSLSVSAPTRNLEEMEKGHIMAVLREAGGHKGRAAEMLGIDPKTLYRKLQSYGISR from the coding sequence ATGAATATTCTTATAGCCGATGACAATCAAAATCTGCGGAATTTGATCGCCTCTGAACTCAGGGAGGACGGCTATTCCGTGGCTGTTGCTGCTGACGGCGCTGCAGCCCTCGAATTGATCGACAAGAACGATTTTGATGTTCTGCTCCTTGACCTGAGCATGCCTCTTCTGGGCGGTATGGAGGTGCTTAAGAAGGTCAAGGCCCTTAAGATCCCGGGTGAGGTAATTGTCCTTACCGGCAATGGAACGGTTTCAATCGCCGTGGAGGCGATGAAGCTGGGGGCCTATGATTTTCTGACCAAGCCCTTTGAGATGAGCGAACTGAGGGCGACCGTGGAAAAGGCAGGCGAGAAGAACCGGATCCTCAGCGAGAATCTGATGCTGAGGACCCAGCTTCGGAGACAGGCTGAAACCAAGAAGTTCATCTCCCGGAATCCGCTCATGATAGAAATACTTGAATCAGTGAAGAAGATCGCCATGACCGATTTCCCTGTCCTTGTGAGCGGCGAGAGCGGTACCGGCAAGGAACTGATCGCCCGGGCAGTGCATGATTCGTCACCACGCTATGAAGGCCCGTTCATCCCGATCAACTGCGGAGCGATTCCGGAGAACATGATAGAGAGCGAACTGTTCGGCCATGAGAAAGGGGCGTTTACCGGCGCCCTGAACAAAAAGCCGGGCCTTCTGGAAATGGCCGAGGGCGGTACGATCTTTCTGGATGAGATCGGCGAATTGGATCTGAACCTGCAGACCAGACTGTTGCGTGTCATCGAGACAGGCAATTTTTTCCGGGTCGGCGGCATACGGGAAACCCAGGTGAGTGTGCGCTATGTAGCAGCAACGAACCGGGACATCAAGGCAGGGGTCGACAGGGGGAATTTCCGGGCAGATCTCTACTACCGCATCAGTGCGCTTACGCTGCATATCCCGCCGCTCAGGGAACGGCGGGATGATATTCCGCTGCTTGTAGATTTTTTTCTGAAGAACACTCCGGCGTTTCGCAGCAAGCAGTTCAGCAGTGACGCGCTTGAGATACTGGTAAAGTATGCATGGCCCGGGAATGTGCGGGAACTCCAGAACGTTCTGCACAGGGCTGCGCTCCTCTGCAAGGATGATGTGATAACACCCGCTGACCTGCCGTCCGATCTTTCCCTCTCTGTTTCGGCCCCGACCAGAAACCTTGAAGAAATGGAGAAAGGTCACATCATGGCTGTACTCAGGGAGGCCGGGGGCCACAAAGGCAGGGCTGCCGAGATGCTCGGGATCGATCCGAAGACACTCTACCGCAAACTGCAGTCCTATGGGAT
- a CDS encoding response regulator: MAQRNILVVDDSAMMRQLISMAVRKVVLGVSVSEAANGRDALAMLRARHFDLVLTDMQMPEMDGGELIKNVRRDMGNTLPIIVVTTKGEELDRESGIASGADSYLTKPVNPQELRETVNRYLK, from the coding sequence ATGGCACAGCGCAATATACTTGTTGTGGATGACTCGGCGATGATGCGTCAGCTCATCTCGATGGCCGTCAGAAAGGTAGTTCTGGGCGTCTCTGTTTCGGAGGCGGCCAATGGCCGTGATGCGCTTGCCATGCTCAGGGCCCGGCATTTTGACCTGGTGCTGACCGATATGCAGATGCCGGAAATGGACGGAGGAGAACTGATAAAGAATGTCAGGAGGGATATGGGCAACACGCTCCCGATCATCGTGGTCACGACCAAGGGAGAAGAGCTGGACAGGGAGAGCGGGATCGCAAGCGGGGCAGACAGTTATCTTACCAAGCCGGTGAATCCGCAGGAACTGAGAGAGACCGTAAACAGGTACCTGAAATAA